In Anopheles gambiae chromosome 2, idAnoGambNW_F1_1, whole genome shotgun sequence, a single window of DNA contains:
- the LOC1273540 gene encoding putative Dol-P-Glc:Glc(2)Man(9)GlcNAc(2)-PP-Dol alpha-1,2-glucosyltransferase translates to MLKQLIPLVCLLGYSIVSFAVFNKVYETSQQVIDEEFHLRQGDHYCNGRFQVWDPKITTFPGLYLASALVLRPLDACSVYNLRLTSLIAAIINVVLIYKLRQRFLNQKGYTALLLETASLSLLPPLYFFSHLYYTDVISVTAVLLLLLASERRHHNWAALFGCCAVLMRQTNIVWVGFVCGSRAIDLLVARGSVSQTLLSPRKLLHTVADILDRLWVYAIVMVGFVAFLAFNGSIVIGDKSAHEAAVHLPQLFYFVVFFMAFSSSLVLPAIRSILRAVLRKWYFTLVVCAIIGAIVHYNTIVHPYLLADNRHYTFYLWNRFFGRWWFARYLPVPLYTVAGWLVWKASMQHQSYGYKLLCTLAVLASIALQQLLEVRYFLLPFLVMRLLRKGGTARGALALELVLNVALNIATFALFFHKEIVWKNYAHPQRLMW, encoded by the exons ATGCTTAAACAATTAATTCCTTTAGTATGCCTTTTGGGCTACTCGATAGTGTCGTTCGCGGTGTTTAACAAAGTGTACGAAACGTCACAGCAAGTAATCGACGAGGAGTTTCATCTGCGGCAAGGCGATCACTACTGCAACGGCCGGTTTCAAGTA TGGGATCCCAAAATAACCACCTTTCCCGGACTGTACCTAGCGTCCGCGCTTGTGCTACGCCCTCTCGATGCCTGCTCGGTGTACAATCTGCGGCTAACGTCCCTCATCGCGGCCATTATCAACGTGGTGCTTATTTACAAGCTACGGCAAAGATTCCTCAACCAGAAGGGATACACAGCACTGCTGCTAGAAACGGCATCCCTCTCGCTACTCCCTCCGCTCTATTTCTTTTCCCACCTGTACTACACGGACGTGATCTCCGTGACggctgtgctgctgttgctgctggccaGCGAGCGGCGGCACCACAATTGGGCCGCCCTTTTCGGCTGCTGTGCCGTGCTGATGCGTCAAACGAACATCGTGTGGGTGGGGTTTGTGTGTGGCTCGCGGGCGATTGATTTGCTCGTTGCCCGGGGAAGTGTAAGCCAAACGTTGCTCTCGCCCAGAAAGCTGTTGCATACGGTTGCGGATATATTGGATCGATTATGGGTGTACGCAATCGTAATGGTCGGGTTTGTAGCGTTCCTAGCGTTCAACGGCTCTATCGTGATAGGTGACAAATCGGCCCATGAAGCGGCCGTACATTTGCCACAG tTGTTCTACTTTGTCGTCTTTTTCATGGCATTCAGCAGCTCACTGGTGCTTCCCGCCATTCGATCCATCTTGCGCGCGGTATTGCGCAAATGGTACTTCACTTTGGTGGTGTGCGCAATCATCGGAGCGATCGTGCACTACAACACGATAGTACACCCGTACCTGTTGGCCGACAACCGCCACTACACATTCTATCTGTGGAATCGTTTCTTCGGACGCTGGTGGTTCGCCCGGTACCTGCCAGTGCCACTGTACACGGTCGCCGGTTGGCTGGTGTGGAAGGCAAGCATGCAACACCAGTCGTACGGATACAAATTGCTCTGCACCTTGGCTGTGCTCGCATCGATagcgctgcagcagctgctggaggTGCGATATTTTCTGCTACCCTTTCTAGTGATGCGACTGTTGCGCAAAGGCGGTACTGCGAGAGGTGCGCTAGCGCTGGAACTGGTGCTCAACGTTGCACTGAATATTGCTACATTTGCGCTCTTCTTTCACAAGGAAATCGTGTGGAAGAATTACGCCCACCCGCAGCGACTCATGTGGTAA